Proteins encoded in a region of the Streptomyces violaceoruber genome:
- a CDS encoding bifunctional phosphatase PAP2/diacylglycerol kinase family protein: MSPDVDLTAALPGPHPLRNGFLRLDQRAFEAVASRTWPGADPLLPRLSRGANHGVLWFAVGAALAASRTPRARRAAARGLASLGLASLTINTLGKRSVRRPRPVLDPVPLVRQLKRQPITTSFPSGHAASAAAFATGVALESPAWGAAVAPVAAAVALSRVYTGVHFPSDVLAGAALGAGAAFAVRGLVPTRSQHTPPARPRAEVPALPGGEGLVMVANVGSGTSDRVRALCDALPDAEVVECEPGDVRAELEKAAGHARALGVCGGDGTVNAAAEIALRHGLPLAVLPGGTLNHFAYDLGVEDVRDLCGALERGEGVRVDVGRFASGGRRGVFLNTFSLGVYPELVNERERWSPRIGGWPAGVLAAVRVLRADRHPLEAEVRGRRRPLWMLFAGNGTYHRRGLASGRRLDLADGQLDVRVVHGGRRPALRLLSAALAGPLTRSPAHAAVQVPRLRLSGVAPGTLMAYDGELTETEGDLTLEKLPEALTVYRPLPGGGLFS; encoded by the coding sequence ATGAGTCCCGACGTAGACCTCACCGCCGCCCTGCCCGGCCCGCACCCCCTCCGCAACGGCTTCCTGCGGCTGGACCAGCGGGCGTTCGAGGCCGTCGCCTCCCGCACCTGGCCGGGCGCGGACCCGCTGCTGCCCCGGTTGAGCCGCGGCGCCAATCACGGAGTGCTGTGGTTCGCGGTGGGCGCTGCTCTGGCCGCGTCGCGCACCCCGAGGGCCCGGCGCGCGGCCGCCCGGGGGCTCGCCTCGCTGGGCCTGGCCTCGCTGACGATCAACACGCTGGGCAAGCGCTCGGTGCGGCGCCCCCGTCCGGTACTGGACCCGGTGCCGCTGGTCCGGCAGCTGAAGCGGCAGCCGATCACGACGTCCTTCCCCTCGGGGCACGCCGCGTCGGCCGCCGCGTTCGCGACCGGGGTCGCGCTGGAGTCCCCGGCCTGGGGTGCGGCGGTGGCCCCGGTGGCCGCCGCGGTGGCCCTGTCCCGGGTCTACACCGGCGTCCACTTCCCGAGCGACGTCCTGGCCGGTGCGGCCCTCGGTGCGGGGGCCGCGTTCGCCGTACGGGGCCTGGTGCCGACCCGGTCCCAGCACACGCCGCCGGCCCGGCCGCGGGCCGAGGTGCCCGCACTGCCGGGGGGCGAGGGGCTGGTGATGGTCGCCAACGTCGGCTCGGGCACCTCGGACCGGGTGCGGGCCCTGTGCGACGCGCTGCCCGACGCGGAGGTCGTGGAGTGCGAGCCCGGGGACGTCCGGGCCGAACTCGAGAAGGCGGCCGGCCACGCCCGGGCGCTCGGCGTGTGCGGCGGCGACGGCACCGTGAACGCGGCGGCCGAGATCGCGCTCCGCCACGGCCTGCCGCTCGCGGTGCTGCCCGGCGGCACGCTCAACCACTTCGCCTACGACCTGGGCGTGGAGGACGTACGGGATCTGTGCGGGGCGCTGGAGCGGGGCGAGGGGGTGCGGGTGGACGTGGGCCGGTTCGCCTCCGGCGGGCGGCGGGGTGTCTTCCTGAACACCTTCAGCCTCGGCGTGTACCCGGAGCTGGTCAACGAGCGGGAGCGCTGGTCGCCCCGGATCGGCGGCTGGCCGGCCGGGGTGCTCGCCGCCGTGCGGGTGCTGCGCGCCGACCGGCACCCGCTGGAGGCCGAGGTGCGGGGCCGCCGGCGCCCGCTGTGGATGCTGTTCGCGGGCAACGGCACGTACCACCGCCGCGGGCTCGCCTCGGGTCGCCGGCTCGACCTGGCCGACGGACAGCTGGACGTGCGGGTGGTGCACGGGGGCCGCCGGCCGGCCCTGCGGCTGCTGTCCGCGGCCCTCGCCGGACCGCTGACCCGCTCCCCCGCCCACGCGGCGGTGCAGGTACCCCGGCTGCGCCTGTCGGGGGTCGCGCCGGGCACGCTGATGGCGTACGACGGCGAGCTGACCGAGACCGAGGGCGACCTGACGCTGGAGAAGCTGCCCGAGGCGCTCACGGTGTACCGGCCGCTGCCCGGCGGCGGCCTGTTCTCCTGA
- a CDS encoding helix-turn-helix transcriptional regulator, with protein sequence MTTLEDLARLRRARDLMDREYAEPLDVPALARVALMSAGHFSRSFRAAYGETPYSYLMTRRIERAMALLRRGDMSVTEVCFAVGCTSLGSFSSRFTELVGESPSAYRERDHADGAALPACVAKVYTRPVRNGEPGRSGTPAGKSESVRNGEAAPAPPTVA encoded by the coding sequence GTGACGACGCTGGAGGATCTGGCCCGGCTGCGCCGGGCCCGCGACCTGATGGACCGCGAGTACGCCGAGCCGCTCGACGTGCCGGCGCTGGCGCGCGTCGCCCTCATGTCGGCGGGCCACTTCTCCCGCAGCTTCCGCGCCGCCTACGGGGAGACGCCGTACAGCTACCTGATGACGCGCCGCATCGAGCGGGCCATGGCGCTGCTGCGGCGCGGCGACATGAGCGTCACCGAGGTCTGCTTCGCGGTCGGCTGTACCTCGCTGGGGTCGTTCAGCTCGCGGTTCACCGAACTGGTCGGCGAGAGCCCGAGCGCCTACCGGGAGCGCGATCACGCAGACGGGGCCGCCCTGCCGGCCTGCGTCGCCAAGGTCTACACCCGGCCGGTCAGGAACGGCGAGCCGGGCAGGAGCGGGACGCCGGCCGGCAAGAGCGAGTCGGTCAGGAACGGAGAAGCGGCGCCCGCGCCACCGACCGTAGCGTGA
- a CDS encoding baeRF2 domain-containing protein, which yields MDLAFLHPLYEHQGPWASVYVDLSRHTEDTPHERELTAAAVARELAEQGADDATCRAVREAVDELRHATDPHGRALFACAGQVVLDPALARPPYGGTTADWAPLPHVTPLLDLAGEDPVCVVAYIDRKGADFELRSALGSSDAGGVTGRQWPVHRTSSADWSERHFQLRVENTWEHNAAEIADALAVCQEETGADLLILVGDDRERRSVHERLPSRLQERVAEASRGAGSRLLDDEVEGLRDDHVRARAREDLDRFLAARSPDDEGRAGAAEGVPALVEAAREHRIDELLVIPDAPDTHREVWIGEDADQVAVRRTELKTLGEQNSWSARADDALLRSAVMTGAPAISVTPVLPPETSQKAPVGGLGALLRWK from the coding sequence ATGGATCTCGCGTTTCTGCACCCCCTCTACGAACACCAGGGCCCCTGGGCCTCCGTCTACGTCGACCTCTCCCGGCACACGGAGGACACCCCCCACGAGCGTGAGCTGACGGCCGCCGCGGTGGCCCGGGAGCTGGCGGAGCAGGGCGCGGACGACGCCACGTGCCGGGCGGTGCGGGAGGCGGTGGACGAGCTGCGGCACGCCACCGATCCGCACGGGCGGGCGCTGTTCGCGTGTGCGGGACAGGTGGTCCTCGATCCGGCGCTGGCCCGGCCCCCGTACGGCGGGACCACCGCCGACTGGGCCCCGCTGCCGCACGTCACGCCGCTGCTCGACCTGGCCGGCGAGGACCCGGTGTGCGTGGTGGCGTACATCGACCGCAAGGGTGCCGACTTCGAGCTGCGCAGCGCGCTGGGCAGCTCCGACGCGGGCGGCGTGACCGGCAGGCAGTGGCCGGTGCACCGCACGAGCAGCGCGGACTGGTCGGAGCGCCACTTCCAGCTCCGGGTGGAGAACACCTGGGAGCACAACGCCGCGGAGATCGCGGACGCGCTCGCCGTGTGCCAGGAGGAGACCGGCGCCGACCTGCTGATCCTGGTCGGTGACGACCGGGAGCGGCGCTCGGTGCACGAGCGGCTGCCCTCGCGTCTGCAGGAGCGCGTCGCCGAGGCCTCCCGGGGCGCCGGCAGCAGGCTGCTGGACGACGAGGTGGAGGGGCTGCGCGACGACCACGTCCGGGCCCGTGCCCGGGAGGACCTGGACCGGTTCCTGGCCGCCCGGTCGCCGGACGACGAGGGCCGGGCCGGCGCGGCGGAGGGCGTGCCCGCGCTGGTCGAGGCCGCCCGGGAGCACCGCATCGACGAGCTGCTGGTCATCCCGGACGCCCCCGACACGCACCGCGAGGTGTGGATCGGCGAGGACGCCGACCAGGTGGCGGTGCGCCGTACGGAGCTGAAGACGCTCGGCGAGCAGAACTCCTGGTCGGCGCGGGCGGACGACGCCCTGCTGCGGTCGGCGGTGATGACCGGCGCGCCCGCGATCTCGGTGACGCCGGTGCTGCCGCCGGAGACCTCCCAGAAGGCGCCGGTGGGCGGCCTGGGGGCGCTGCTGCGCTGGAAGTGA
- a CDS encoding DUF6158 family protein: protein MNEHDTRDDTMTGVDPGRLDDQQLMKELETIHRTRHDTLLYGSNDALRAHNDRMARLEGEWLRRNPRRPVAPGRTREGARERGCGRAAAPGG from the coding sequence ATGAACGAACACGACACGCGGGACGACACCATGACCGGAGTGGACCCGGGCCGCCTGGACGACCAGCAGCTGATGAAAGAGCTGGAGACCATCCACCGCACGCGCCACGACACCCTGCTGTACGGGTCGAACGACGCGCTGCGGGCCCACAACGACCGCATGGCCCGGCTGGAGGGCGAGTGGCTGCGCCGCAACCCCCGGCGCCCGGTGGCCCCCGGCCGCACCCGCGAGGGCGCCCGGGAACGCGGCTGCGGCCGGGCCGCCGCGCCCGGTGGCTGA
- a CDS encoding ABC-F family ATP-binding cassette domain-containing protein produces the protein MGHLEAAHLEYYLPDGRALLGDVSFRVGEGAVVALVGPNGAGKTTLLRLLAGELRPHGGTVAVGGGLGVMRQFVGSVRDETTVRDLLVSVAPPRIREAARAVDTAEHAIMTVDDEAAQLTYAQALSDWAEARGYEAETLWDMCTTAALGMPYDKAQWRQVRTLSGGEQKRLVLEALLRGTDEVLLLDEPDNYLDVPGKRWLEERLAETRKTVLFVSHDRELLARAAEKIVSVEPGPAGADAWVHGGGFTTFHEARRERFARFEELRRRWDEKHAQLKKLVLTLRQAAENSHDMASRYRAAQTRLRKFEEAGPPPEPPREQDIRMRLKGGRTGVRAVTCGQLELTGLMKPFDLEVFYGERVAVLGSNGSGKSHFLRLLAGDDVAHTGDWKLGARVVPGHFAQTHAHPELLGRTLLDILWTEHAQDRGAAMSRLRRYELTQQAEQAFDRLSGGQQARFQILLLELQGVTALLLDEPTDNLDLESAEALQEGLEGFEGTVLSVTHDRWFARSFDRYLVFGSDGRVRETTEPVWDERRVERAR, from the coding sequence ATGGGTCACCTCGAAGCCGCGCACCTGGAGTACTACCTCCCCGACGGGAGGGCGCTCCTCGGCGACGTCTCCTTCCGGGTGGGGGAGGGGGCCGTCGTGGCCCTCGTCGGACCCAACGGCGCGGGCAAGACCACCCTGCTGCGCCTGCTGGCCGGGGAGCTGAGACCGCACGGCGGGACCGTGGCCGTCGGTGGCGGCCTCGGCGTGATGCGCCAGTTCGTGGGCTCCGTCCGCGACGAGACCACCGTGCGCGACCTGCTGGTGTCCGTCGCGCCGCCCCGGATCCGGGAGGCCGCGCGCGCCGTCGACACCGCCGAGCACGCGATCATGACGGTGGACGACGAGGCCGCCCAGCTGACCTACGCGCAGGCGCTCTCCGACTGGGCCGAGGCGCGGGGGTACGAGGCGGAGACCCTGTGGGACATGTGCACCACGGCCGCGCTGGGGATGCCGTACGACAAGGCCCAGTGGCGGCAGGTGCGCACCCTGTCCGGGGGTGAACAAAAACGCCTCGTCCTGGAGGCGCTGCTGCGCGGCACCGACGAGGTGCTGCTGCTCGACGAGCCGGACAACTACCTCGACGTGCCCGGCAAGCGCTGGCTGGAGGAGCGGCTCGCCGAGACCCGCAAGACCGTGCTGTTCGTCTCCCACGACCGGGAACTGCTGGCCCGCGCCGCCGAGAAGATCGTCTCGGTCGAGCCCGGACCCGCGGGCGCCGACGCCTGGGTGCACGGCGGTGGCTTCACCACCTTCCACGAGGCCCGCCGCGAACGCTTCGCCCGCTTCGAGGAACTGCGCCGCCGCTGGGACGAGAAGCACGCCCAGTTGAAGAAGCTGGTGCTGACGCTGCGCCAGGCCGCGGAGAACAGTCACGACATGGCGTCCCGCTACCGCGCCGCCCAGACCCGGCTGCGCAAGTTCGAGGAGGCCGGGCCGCCGCCCGAGCCGCCGCGCGAGCAGGACATCAGGATGCGCCTGAAGGGCGGCCGCACCGGCGTCCGCGCCGTCACCTGCGGGCAACTGGAACTCACCGGCCTGATGAAACCCTTCGACCTGGAGGTCTTCTACGGCGAACGGGTCGCCGTCCTCGGCTCCAACGGCTCCGGCAAGTCGCATTTCCTGCGGCTGCTGGCCGGCGACGACGTGGCGCACACCGGGGACTGGAAGCTCGGGGCGCGTGTGGTGCCCGGCCACTTCGCGCAGACCCACGCCCACCCCGAGCTGCTGGGCCGCACCCTCCTGGACATCCTGTGGACCGAGCACGCCCAGGACCGGGGCGCCGCCATGTCCCGGCTGCGCCGCTACGAACTGACCCAGCAGGCCGAGCAGGCCTTCGACCGGCTCTCCGGCGGCCAGCAGGCCCGCTTCCAGATCCTGCTGCTGGAACTCCAGGGCGTCACCGCCCTGCTCCTCGACGAGCCCACCGACAACCTCGACCTGGAATCGGCCGAAGCCCTCCAGGAGGGCCTGGAGGGCTTCGAGGGCACGGTCCTCTCGGTCACCCACGACCGCTGGTTCGCCCGCTCCTTCGACCGGTACCTGGTCTTCGGCAGCGACGGCCGGGTGCGCGAGACGACGGAGCCGGTCTGGGACGAACGGCGGGTGGAGCGGGCCCGCTGA
- a CDS encoding DUF2795 domain-containing protein, protein MQRGSDRMSVHRDDEMKHELQGLLRSGHPTRSEEWNDPEPAAEDDPDVMYGPVTPGRGPTYLEALRLELARNLTRGSFPAGPRELTRTLRRGNAPDALVEGLDRLPHKARYDNVQELAVALTESGRSGSQGA, encoded by the coding sequence ATGCAGCGAGGCAGCGACCGGATGAGCGTCCACCGCGACGACGAGATGAAGCATGAACTGCAGGGTCTGCTCAGGTCCGGGCACCCCACCCGCAGCGAGGAGTGGAACGACCCGGAACCGGCCGCCGAGGACGATCCGGACGTCATGTACGGACCGGTGACACCGGGCCGCGGACCGACGTATCTGGAGGCCCTGCGGCTCGAGCTGGCCCGGAACCTGACCCGGGGCAGCTTCCCCGCGGGTCCGCGGGAACTGACCCGCACACTGCGCCGCGGCAACGCGCCGGACGCCCTCGTCGAGGGGCTGGACCGACTGCCGCACAAGGCGCGCTACGACAACGTCCAGGAGCTGGCGGTGGCCCTCACCGAGAGCGGCCGGTCCGGTTCGCAGGGCGCGTAG
- a CDS encoding VOC family protein produces the protein MDISLSQCFIAVDDHDRALAFYRDVLGLEVRNDVGYEGMRWVTLGSPAQPDVDIVLEPPLADPNASAADKQAMADLLAKGHLRGVILATDDVDATFEHVRAAGAEVLQEPVDQPYGVRDCAFRDPAGNMVRLHRPRKG, from the coding sequence ATGGACATCAGCCTCTCGCAGTGCTTCATAGCCGTCGACGACCACGACCGGGCGCTCGCCTTCTACCGGGACGTGCTCGGCCTGGAGGTCCGCAACGACGTCGGGTACGAGGGAATGCGCTGGGTGACCCTCGGCTCCCCGGCGCAGCCCGACGTGGACATCGTTCTCGAACCCCCGCTCGCGGACCCCAACGCCTCGGCCGCCGACAAGCAGGCGATGGCCGACCTGCTGGCCAAGGGCCACCTGCGCGGCGTCATCCTCGCCACCGACGACGTCGACGCCACCTTCGAACACGTCCGCGCCGCGGGCGCCGAGGTCCTCCAGGAACCGGTCGACCAGCCCTACGGCGTCCGCGACTGCGCCTTCCGCGACCCGGCCGGCAACATGGTGCGCCTCCACCGTCCGCGCAAGGGCTGA
- a CDS encoding type 1 glutamine amidotransferase domain-containing protein produces the protein MRIAFLTAPEGVEQVELTEPWRAAKEAGHDPVLVSTQSGEIQGFDHLDKADTFPVDEVVGETSADAFGGLVLPGGVANPDFLRMDEKAVAFVKDFFTQGRPVAAICHAPWTLVEADVVRGRTMTSWPSLRTDLRNAGATWVDEQVQVCDAGDNVLVTSRKPDDLEAFCETYLAQFAKAAG, from the coding sequence ATGCGCATCGCATTTCTGACCGCGCCCGAGGGCGTGGAGCAGGTGGAACTGACCGAGCCGTGGCGGGCGGCGAAGGAGGCGGGGCACGATCCGGTGCTCGTCTCCACGCAGTCCGGCGAGATCCAGGGCTTCGACCACCTCGACAAGGCGGACACGTTCCCCGTCGACGAGGTGGTGGGCGAGACCTCCGCCGACGCGTTCGGCGGTCTCGTCCTGCCCGGCGGGGTGGCCAATCCGGACTTCCTGCGAATGGACGAGAAGGCCGTGGCCTTCGTCAAGGACTTCTTCACGCAGGGCCGGCCGGTGGCCGCCATCTGTCACGCGCCGTGGACGCTCGTGGAGGCGGACGTGGTGCGCGGCCGCACCATGACCTCGTGGCCCAGTCTGCGAACGGACCTGCGCAACGCGGGCGCCACCTGGGTCGACGAACAGGTCCAGGTCTGCGACGCGGGCGACAACGTCCTGGTCACCAGCCGCAAGCCGGACGACCTCGAGGCGTTCTGCGAGACCTACCTCGCGCAGTTCGCCAAGGCGGCCGGCTGA
- a CDS encoding RNA polymerase sigma factor SigF — protein MPIHASVKHPHDDAPDTADAFRRLATLPDGPEHDELRDRIVEAWLPMAERLAGRFRSRGESFEDLRQVAALGLVKAVDRYDPERGNAFESYAVPTITGEIKRHFRDHMWTLHVPRRVQELRNRVRFAGQDLSQTIPGRRPTVAEIAERAELSEEDVRVGLEALESFTALSLDAELPGSEDGYSLGDALGAPDPALDTVVDREAVKDRLAALPPRERAILYMRFFDDMTQSRIAEQLGISQMHVSRLITRCCDRVREQVLRDPGPQA, from the coding sequence ATGCCGATCCACGCCAGCGTGAAGCACCCGCACGACGACGCCCCCGACACCGCCGACGCCTTCCGTCGGCTCGCCACCCTTCCCGACGGTCCCGAGCACGACGAGCTGCGCGACCGGATCGTCGAGGCCTGGCTGCCCATGGCCGAACGGCTGGCGGGACGATTCCGCAGCCGCGGCGAGAGCTTCGAGGACCTGCGCCAGGTCGCGGCCCTCGGCCTGGTCAAGGCCGTCGACCGGTACGACCCCGAGCGCGGCAACGCCTTCGAGAGCTACGCCGTACCGACCATCACCGGGGAGATCAAGCGCCACTTCCGCGACCACATGTGGACCCTGCACGTGCCGCGCCGGGTCCAGGAACTGCGCAACCGCGTGCGCTTCGCCGGCCAGGACCTGTCCCAGACCATTCCGGGCCGCAGGCCCACCGTCGCCGAGATCGCCGAGCGCGCCGAACTGAGCGAGGAGGACGTCCGGGTCGGGCTCGAGGCGCTGGAGAGCTTCACCGCCCTGTCCCTGGACGCCGAACTCCCCGGCAGCGAGGACGGCTACTCGCTGGGCGACGCGCTCGGCGCCCCCGACCCGGCCCTCGACACGGTCGTCGACCGCGAGGCGGTCAAGGACCGGCTGGCCGCCCTGCCTCCGCGCGAGCGCGCCATCCTGTACATGCGCTTCTTCGACGACATGACCCAGAGCCGTATCGCGGAGCAGCTCGGCATCTCCCAGATGCACGTCTCCCGCCTGATCACCCGCTGCTGCGACCGGGTGCGGGAGCAGGTCCTGCGGGATCCGGGTCCGCAGGCGTGA
- a CDS encoding ATP-binding cassette domain-containing protein, which produces MSSAKRPGTPGPGSHVADSHDLIRVHGARENNLKDVSVDIPKRRLTVFTGVSGSGKSSLVFNTIAAESQRLINETYSAFVQGFMPTLARPEVDVLDGLTTAIIVDQQRMGADPRSTVGTATDVNAMLRILFSRLGEPRIGPPSAYSFNTASVRASGAITVERGNKKAVRATFERTGGMCTHCEGRGTVSDIDLTQLYDDSKSLAEGAFTIPGWKSDSQWTVQVYAQSGFVDPDKPIREYTEKELRDFLYGEPVKVKVNGVNLTYEGLIPKIQKSFLSKDKEAMQPHIRAFVERAVTFTTCPECEGTRLSEGARSSKIKKISIADACAMEIRDLAEWVRDLTEPSVAPLLTALRDTLDSFVEIGLGYLSLDRPAGTLSGGEAQRVKMIRHLGSSLTDTTYVFDEPTVGLHPHDIQRMNDLLLRLRDKGNTVLVVEHKPEAIAIADHVVDLGPGAGTAGGTVCFEGTVEELRAADTVTGRHLDDRAVLKESVRKPAGALGIRDARTHNLQGVDVDVPLGVLCVVTGVAGSGKSSLIHGSVPAGADVVSVDQSPIKGSRRSNPATYTGLLDPIRKAFAKANGVKPALFSANSEGACPTCNGAGVIYTDLAMMAGVATPCEDCEGKRFQPAVLEYRFGGRDISEVLAMSVDQAEEFFGAGEARTPAAHKILQRLSDVGLGYLTLGQPLTTLSGGERQRLKLATHMGEKGGVYVLDEPTTGLHLADVEQLLGLLDRLVDAGKSVIVIEHHQAVMAHADWIIDLGPGAGHDGGRVVFEGTPADLVADRSTLTGEHLAAYVGV; this is translated from the coding sequence ATGAGCAGCGCCAAGAGGCCGGGCACGCCGGGACCCGGGTCGCACGTCGCCGACAGCCACGACCTGATCCGTGTGCACGGCGCCCGCGAGAACAACCTCAAGGACGTCAGCGTCGACATCCCCAAGCGCCGGCTGACCGTGTTCACCGGCGTCTCCGGCTCGGGCAAGAGCTCGCTGGTGTTCAACACCATCGCCGCCGAGTCGCAGCGGCTGATCAACGAGACCTACAGCGCGTTCGTCCAGGGCTTCATGCCCACACTCGCCCGCCCCGAGGTGGACGTCCTGGACGGCCTCACCACCGCCATCATCGTGGACCAGCAGCGGATGGGCGCCGACCCCCGCTCCACCGTCGGCACCGCCACCGACGTCAACGCGATGCTGCGCATCCTCTTCAGCCGCCTCGGCGAGCCCCGCATCGGCCCGCCCAGCGCGTACTCCTTCAACACCGCCTCGGTCCGGGCCAGCGGCGCGATCACCGTCGAACGGGGCAACAAGAAGGCGGTCAGGGCGACGTTCGAGCGCACCGGCGGCATGTGCACCCACTGCGAGGGCCGCGGCACCGTCTCCGACATCGACCTCACCCAGCTCTACGACGACTCCAAGTCGCTCGCCGAGGGCGCCTTCACCATCCCCGGCTGGAAGTCGGACAGCCAGTGGACCGTGCAGGTGTACGCCCAGTCCGGCTTCGTCGACCCGGACAAGCCGATCCGCGAGTACACCGAGAAGGAGCTGCGGGACTTCCTGTACGGCGAGCCGGTCAAGGTGAAGGTCAACGGCGTCAACCTCACCTACGAAGGCCTGATCCCCAAGATCCAGAAGTCCTTCCTGTCCAAGGACAAGGAAGCCATGCAGCCGCACATCAGGGCTTTCGTGGAACGGGCCGTCACCTTCACCACCTGTCCCGAGTGCGAGGGCACCCGGCTCAGCGAGGGCGCCCGCTCGTCGAAGATCAAGAAGATCTCCATCGCGGACGCCTGCGCGATGGAGATCCGGGACCTCGCCGAGTGGGTCCGGGACCTGACCGAGCCCTCGGTGGCGCCGCTGCTCACCGCGCTGCGCGACACCCTCGACTCCTTCGTGGAGATCGGCCTCGGCTACCTCTCGCTCGACCGGCCGGCGGGCACCCTGTCCGGCGGCGAGGCACAGCGCGTCAAGATGATCCGCCACCTCGGCTCCTCGCTCACCGACACCACGTACGTCTTCGACGAGCCCACCGTCGGACTGCACCCGCACGACATCCAGCGGATGAACGACCTGCTGCTGCGCCTGCGGGACAAGGGCAACACGGTCCTCGTCGTCGAGCACAAGCCGGAGGCGATCGCGATCGCCGACCACGTGGTCGACCTCGGCCCCGGTGCCGGCACCGCGGGCGGCACCGTCTGCTTCGAGGGCACCGTCGAGGAGCTGCGGGCCGCCGACACCGTCACCGGCCGCCACCTCGACGACCGGGCCGTCCTCAAGGAGTCGGTCCGCAAGCCCGCCGGCGCCCTGGGGATCCGCGACGCGCGGACGCACAACCTCCAGGGCGTCGACGTCGACGTCCCGCTCGGCGTGCTCTGTGTGGTCACCGGCGTGGCGGGCTCCGGCAAGAGCTCGCTGATCCACGGCTCGGTCCCGGCCGGCGCCGACGTCGTCTCGGTCGACCAGAGCCCCATCAAGGGCTCGCGGCGCAGCAACCCCGCGACGTACACCGGGCTGCTCGACCCGATCCGCAAGGCCTTCGCCAAGGCCAACGGCGTGAAGCCGGCCCTCTTCAGCGCCAACTCCGAGGGCGCCTGCCCCACCTGCAACGGCGCCGGAGTAATCTACACCGACCTGGCCATGATGGCCGGCGTCGCCACCCCCTGCGAGGACTGCGAGGGCAAGCGGTTCCAGCCCGCCGTCCTGGAGTACCGTTTCGGCGGCCGGGACATCAGCGAGGTGCTCGCGATGTCGGTGGACCAGGCCGAGGAGTTCTTCGGCGCCGGCGAGGCACGCACCCCGGCCGCCCACAAGATCCTCCAGCGGCTCTCCGACGTCGGCCTCGGCTACCTCACCCTCGGCCAGCCGCTGACCACCCTGTCCGGCGGCGAGCGGCAGCGGCTCAAGCTGGCCACCCACATGGGCGAGAAGGGCGGCGTCTACGTCCTCGACGAACCCACCACGGGACTGCACCTAGCCGACGTCGAGCAGCTGCTCGGCCTGCTCGACCGCCTCGTCGACGCCGGGAAGTCGGTCATCGTCATCGAGCACCACCAGGCCGTCATGGCCCACGCCGACTGGATCATCGACCTCGGCCCCGGCGCCGGGCACGACGGCGGCCGGGTCGTCTTCGAGGGCACCCCCGCCGACCTCGTCGCCGACCGCTCCACCCTCACCGGCGAGCACCTCGCCGCCTACGTCGGCGTCTGA